DNA sequence from the Schistocerca americana isolate TAMUIC-IGC-003095 chromosome 2, iqSchAmer2.1, whole genome shotgun sequence genome:
GGTGGTGGAGATTGTTTACCAGATGGCACAGGAATTTGCTGCAGGAGTTTTTGTAATAGCAAATGTGGCACAAGACTAGCTGGATGAGAAGGTCGTACATTTGACAGGGATGAAGGGCCTGGTTGTGTAGGTGATTCAGGGGGGGACTGTGGTGGGGGTGGAGGAGGTCGTCTACCAGATAGCAAAGGAGTTTGGTGTGGGAGTATTTGTGATGACAGTTCTGGCACAGGACTAACTGGATGAGAAGGTTGTACAGTTGATGGAGATAAAGGGCCTGGTTGTGCAGGTGATACAGGGAGCGGTTGTGGTGAGGTTGGAGGTGGTGGTCTACCAGATGGCAAAGGAGTGTGCTGTGGAACTATTTGAGATGGTAGTTGCGGTAGAGCAGTAGCTGGTTGAGAAGGTTGTACAGTTGATGGAGATAAAGGTCGTGGGTGTGCATGTGATACAGAGGGAACCTGTGGTGGGTGTGGCGGAGATTGTTTACCAGATGGCACAGGAATTTGCTGCAAGAGTTTTTGTAATAGCAAATGTGGCACAAGACTAGCTGGATGAGAAGGTTGTACATTTGACAAAGATGAAGGGCCTGGTTGTGTAGGTGATTCAGGGGGGGACTGTGGTGGGGGTGGAGGAGGTCGTCTACCAGATAGCAAAGGAGTTTGGTGTGGGAGTATTTGTGATGACAATTCTGGCACAGGACTAACTGGATGAGAAGGTTGTACAGTTGATGGAGATAAAGGGCCTGGTTGTGCAGGTGATACAGGGAGTGGTTGTGGTGAGGTTGGAGGTGGTGGTCTACCAGACGGCAAAGGAGTGTGCTGTGGAACCATTTGTGATGGTAGTTCCGGTAGAGCAGTAGCTGGTTGAGAAGGTTGTACAGTTGATGGAGATATAGGTCGTGGGTGTGCATGTGATACAGAGGGAACCTGTGGTGGGTGTGGCGGAGATTGTTTACCAGATGACACAGGAATTTGCTGCAGGAGTTTTTGTAATAGCAAATGTGGCACAAGACTAGCTGGATGAGAAGGTCGTACATTTGACAGAGATGAAGGGCCTGGTTGTGTAGGTGATCCAGGGGGGGACTGTGGTGAGGGTGGAGAAGGTTGTCTACCAGATAGCAAAGGAGTTTGGTGTGGGAATATTTGTGATGACAATTCTGGCACAGGACTAGCTGTATGAGAAAGTTGTACAGTTGATGGAGATGAAGGGCCTGATTGTGCAGGTGGTACGGCAGGAGAAGATATTGGGGTTGGTGAATGAGGTGGCTGTTCCTTATCTTCTTTCTGTTCTATCCTCTCTGTTTTATGCATACTGACCCCtggaaaaaattaatataaacTCAAATAAGCTTTAAGGTAGTCCAAGGTGAAACATGTAATGTTATAATAAGAATGTACATGTAATTACAGCAATACTTCAGCTATAACTGTATACAAATCTACCAATGTAATTTAAAATGAGTTTTTCTTTACTGTCTCTCAATATGTGGCACATCTTATTTCACCAAACTTTTCCTTCTTAGACAAGTGTATGAGTAAAAAAGGAGCACACAACATAGGAAAGAAAAATTAGATCAAGAAAG
Encoded proteins:
- the LOC124596159 gene encoding leucine-rich repeat extensin-like protein 5, with amino-acid sequence MTATVAENQKQNGSTPQSDESTGISPPEGVSMHKTERIEQKEDKEQPPHSPTPISSPAVPPAQSGPSSPSTVQLSHTASPVPELSSQIFPHQTPLLSGRQPSPPSPQSPPGSPTQPGPSSLSNVRPSHPASLVPHLLLQKLLQQIPVSSGKQSPPHPPQVPSVSHAHPRPISPSTVQPSQPATALPELPSQMVPQHTPLPSGRPPPPTSPQPLPVSPAQPGPLSPSTVQPSHPVSPVPELSSQILPHQTPLLSGRRPPPPPPQSPPESPTQPGPSSLSNVQPSHPASLVPHLLLQKLLQQIPVPSGKQSPPHPPQVPSVSHAHPRPLSPSTVQPSQPATALPQLPSQIVPQHTPLPSGRPPPPTSPQPLPVSPAQPGPLSPSTVQPSHPVSPVPELSSQILPHQTPLLSGRRPPPPPPQSPPESPTQPGPSSLSNVRPSHPASLVPHLLLQKLLQQIPVPSGKQSPPPPAQVPSVAHAQPGPLSPSTVQPSQPVTAVRELPSQIVAQETPLPSGRPPPPTPPLHLPVSPAQSGPLSALTVQPSQPTTPMPEFLPPQVLIKQSSLLSHGPSSQLSQPSARGIKKTSNKQKIFPVRPSQMSLQKTTDTSLLAAINELMLRKATKHRTATIRSRRTALQLSESESGSESD